Proteins from a genomic interval of Lactococcus protaetiae:
- a CDS encoding GNAT family N-acetyltransferase — translation MMKHEKQDLSALTEKLMIENVNLSVLTEVMMIETTGFSVEEAATEAAMYERIEKLQDTFLVAKTESGKVAGFIVACASKLRYITDELFENVRKNEGTDDYLLVLSLAVLPEFQHQGIAGKLLLALENVAKKQQRKAISLTCLAEKIGFYEVNGYRNEGVSTSSHAHEVWYNLVLELAY, via the coding sequence ATGATGAAACATGAAAAACAGGATTTGTCAGCACTGACAGAAAAACTGATGATTGAAAATGTAAATCTGTCAGTGCTGACAGAAGTTATGATGATTGAAACCACTGGTTTTTCAGTGGAAGAAGCAGCAACGGAAGCCGCAATGTATGAACGTATTGAAAAATTGCAAGATACCTTTCTTGTTGCTAAGACAGAATCAGGAAAAGTAGCAGGATTTATTGTCGCCTGTGCTTCAAAATTACGCTATATCACGGATGAATTATTTGAGAATGTGCGGAAAAATGAGGGAACAGATGATTATCTCTTGGTGCTAAGTCTTGCGGTTTTACCTGAGTTTCAGCATCAGGGGATTGCGGGAAAACTTCTCCTTGCTCTAGAAAATGTAGCTAAAAAACAGCAACGTAAAGCGATAAGTTTGACTTGTTTGGCAGAAAAGATAGGGTTTTATGAGGTTAATGGCTATCGTAACGAGGGCGTTTCGACATCAAGCCACGCCCATGAAGTTTGGTATAATCTTGTTTTAGAGTTGGCATACTAG
- a CDS encoding DUF2829 domain-containing protein gives MTFEEILPLLKTGKKAVRTEGWGGAENYVKIYDSIVLENGEKLDVTPYFLINVEGESEGFSMWSPTPCDVLANDWVLVE, from the coding sequence ATGACATTTGAAGAAATTTTACCTTTGCTTAAAACTGGTAAGAAGGCAGTACGTACAGAAGGTTGGGGTGGTGCCGAAAATTATGTGAAAATTTATGATTCAATCGTGTTGGAAAATGGGGAGAAACTTGATGTAACTCCTTATTTCCTAATTAATGTCGAAGGCGAAAGCGAAGGTTTTTCGATGTGGTCTCCTACACCATGCGATGTTTTGGCTAATGATTGGGTTCTTGTCGAATGA
- a CDS encoding acetyl-CoA carboxylase carboxyl transferase subunit alpha — translation MSDIAKIINKARAADRISARDIITHVFTDFFELHGDRQFTDDEAIVGGIARFNGKSVTVIGIQKGRNLEENLATNFGQPSPNGYRKALRLMKQAEKFGRPVITFVNTAGAYPGIEAEERGQGEAIARNLFEMSDLKVPIIAIITGEGGSGGALALAVANKVFILENAVYSVLSPEGFATILWKDGTRRDEAAELMKITAPHLLDMGVVDGIISEENLVENIKSVLTEQIENLSALTAQELAEQRYERFRKY, via the coding sequence ATGTCTGATATTGCTAAAATTATCAATAAAGCAAGAGCAGCAGACCGCATTTCTGCTCGCGATATCATTACTCATGTTTTTACTGACTTTTTTGAACTTCACGGCGATCGTCAATTCACAGATGATGAAGCTATTGTTGGTGGAATCGCACGATTTAATGGCAAATCTGTAACGGTTATTGGTATCCAAAAAGGAAGAAATCTTGAAGAAAATTTAGCCACAAATTTTGGTCAACCTTCACCTAATGGCTATCGTAAAGCGTTACGCTTGATGAAGCAAGCAGAAAAATTTGGTCGTCCTGTTATTACTTTTGTCAACACAGCAGGAGCTTATCCAGGGATTGAAGCTGAAGAACGCGGTCAAGGAGAAGCTATCGCAAGAAATCTATTCGAGATGTCAGATTTGAAAGTGCCTATTATCGCCATCATCACTGGAGAAGGTGGTTCAGGTGGTGCTTTGGCTCTGGCGGTGGCCAATAAAGTATTCATTCTTGAGAATGCTGTTTATTCGGTTTTATCACCAGAAGGATTTGCAACAATCCTTTGGAAAGATGGTACAAGACGGGATGAGGCAGCCGAGCTCATGAAGATTACGGCTCCACATCTGCTTGATATGGGTGTAGTTGATGGCATCATATCAGAGGAAAATCTTGTCGAAAACATTAAGAGTGTACTGACAGAACAAATCGAAAATCTGTCAGCACTGACAGCACAAGAACTAGCGGAACAACGCTATGAACGTTTTAGAAAATACTAA
- a CDS encoding exodeoxyribonuclease III, whose product MKYKFISWNIDSLNAALTGTSERAALSLAVVKQLADAKPDVLAIQETKLPSSGPKKAHLEVLEALFEDYNIVWRSSNEPARKGYSGTMFLYKKSLPEPIVTYPEIGAPSPMDFEGRIITLEFPDFFVTTVYTPNAQEGLTRLDLRGIWDDKYREYLKSLDAQKPVFACGDFNAAYTEIDLANPKGNRNTAGFTDQEREKFGLLLASGFTDSFRKIHGDVERFYAEGHSLYTWFAQRAKTSKINNSGWRIDYWLVSNRIAEQLLTSEPMDSGERLDHIPILLEFEI is encoded by the coding sequence ATGAAATATAAATTTATCTCATGGAACATTGATTCACTCAATGCAGCACTAACAGGTACTTCTGAACGCGCGGCATTATCACTCGCTGTTGTCAAACAACTTGCTGATGCAAAACCCGATGTCCTTGCTATTCAAGAAACAAAACTTCCTTCCTCAGGTCCCAAAAAAGCCCATCTTGAAGTGCTAGAAGCTCTATTCGAAGACTATAATATTGTTTGGCGTTCGTCTAATGAACCTGCTAGAAAAGGTTATTCAGGTACAATGTTCCTCTACAAAAAGAGCTTACCTGAACCCATTGTCACTTATCCAGAGATTGGAGCACCTAGTCCAATGGACTTTGAAGGTCGCATCATTACTCTTGAATTTCCTGACTTCTTTGTCACAACCGTCTATACACCAAATGCTCAAGAAGGATTAACACGCCTAGATTTACGGGGAATTTGGGATGATAAATACCGCGAATACCTGAAAAGCTTGGATGCTCAAAAACCTGTGTTTGCTTGTGGTGACTTCAATGCTGCCTATACCGAGATTGACCTTGCCAATCCAAAAGGAAACCGCAATACTGCAGGCTTTACAGACCAAGAGCGTGAAAAATTTGGTTTACTTTTAGCCAGTGGATTTACCGATAGTTTCCGTAAAATTCACGGTGATGTTGAGCGCTTTTACGCAGAGGGACATAGCCTTTATACTTGGTTTGCCCAACGCGCAAAAACTTCAAAAATCAATAATTCTGGTTGGAGAATCGATTACTGGCTCGTTTCCAACCGGATTGCTGAACAACTTCTGACTTCTGAACCAATGGATTCTGGAGAACGCTTGGATCACATTCCTATTTTATTAGAATTTGAAATTTAA
- a CDS encoding arsenate reductase family protein codes for MYDFYWYPKCSTCRKAKAQLDSLGIEYREIDLKLLPPAAEKFETWFAQGDFPTKRFFNTSGLVYRELGLKDKLDSLSEAEMAQLLASDGMLIKRPLIVKDGKVRQIGYKEEQYTSLQ; via the coding sequence ATGTACGATTTTTATTGGTATCCAAAATGTTCAACTTGTCGTAAAGCCAAGGCGCAGCTTGACTCTCTTGGAATTGAATATAGAGAAATTGATTTGAAGTTGCTACCTCCAGCAGCAGAAAAATTTGAAACTTGGTTTGCTCAGGGAGATTTTCCTACGAAAAGGTTCTTTAACACGAGCGGGCTTGTTTACCGAGAGTTGGGATTGAAAGATAAATTGGACTCACTTTCGGAAGCGGAAATGGCACAGTTACTTGCATCAGATGGTATGCTGATTAAGCGCCCACTCATCGTCAAAGATGGAAAAGTTCGGCAAATTGGTTACAAAGAAGAACAGTATACTAGCTTACAATGA
- a CDS encoding acetyl-CoA carboxylase carboxyltransferase subunit beta: MALFQKKKYIKINPNRSIIEKQAENPEVPDELFAKCPACKHTIYQKDLGETKICPNCDYNFRITAHERLALVADENSFEEMFTGINTKNPLDFPGYLEKLEATKAKTGLDEAIMTGSATIKGQKTLLAIMDSTFIMASMGTVVGEKLTRLFEYATKEKLPVIVFTASGGARMQEGIMSLMQMAKTSAAVKRHSAAGLLYITVLTDPTTGGVTASFASLGILFWQNRSHSLVLRDAELLNKQYDKRYQMISKKQNFCSSMVL; this comes from the coding sequence ATGGCTCTTTTCCAAAAGAAAAAATACATTAAAATCAACCCGAATCGTTCAATCATTGAAAAACAAGCTGAAAATCCTGAAGTTCCTGACGAACTTTTTGCAAAATGTCCAGCGTGTAAACATACGATTTATCAAAAAGATTTAGGTGAAACAAAAATTTGTCCAAACTGTGACTATAATTTTCGAATTACAGCTCATGAGCGTCTTGCTCTTGTAGCAGATGAAAATTCATTTGAAGAAATGTTCACAGGAATTAATACAAAAAATCCACTTGATTTTCCTGGATATCTTGAAAAGTTAGAGGCAACAAAGGCAAAAACAGGTCTTGATGAAGCGATTATGACAGGAAGCGCAACGATTAAAGGTCAAAAAACGCTACTAGCCATCATGGATTCAACTTTTATCATGGCTTCAATGGGAACCGTTGTCGGTGAAAAATTGACTCGACTTTTTGAATACGCAACTAAAGAAAAGCTTCCTGTTATTGTTTTTACAGCATCAGGTGGTGCTAGGATGCAAGAAGGAATCATGAGTTTGATGCAAATGGCAAAAACATCAGCAGCTGTTAAACGTCATTCGGCTGCTGGTCTTCTATATATTACTGTTTTGACAGACCCAACGACAGGAGGTGTTACGGCATCATTTGCGAGCTTGGGGATATTATTTTGGCAGAACCGCAGTCACTCATTGGTTTTGCGGGACGCCGAGTTATTGAACAAACAGTACGACAAACGTTACCAGATGATTTCCAAAAAGCAGAATTTTTGCTCAAGCATGGTTTTGTAG
- the accB gene encoding acetyl-CoA carboxylase biotin carboxyl carrier protein: MNINEVKELMKQFDGSSLREFSWKNAEGELGFSKNDGHGVVAASAAPAPLLATVPVASPLVENSEKVLDEAVLEVSVAEGEAVKSPLVGVAYLRPAPEKSEFVSVGDSVKKGQTLLIIEAMKVMNEIPAPRDGVVTEIMVSAEEVVEFGQELVRIK, from the coding sequence ATGAATATCAATGAAGTTAAGGAATTGATGAAACAGTTTGATGGTTCATCTTTACGTGAGTTTTCTTGGAAAAATGCAGAAGGCGAGCTTGGTTTTTCTAAAAATGATGGACATGGAGTCGTTGCAGCATCAGCTGCGCCAGCTCCTTTATTAGCAACTGTTCCAGTCGCATCCCCACTTGTAGAAAATTCTGAGAAAGTTTTGGACGAAGCTGTTCTAGAAGTAAGTGTAGCAGAGGGAGAAGCAGTTAAATCTCCTCTTGTAGGTGTGGCTTACCTGAGACCAGCTCCTGAAAAATCTGAGTTTGTAAGTGTTGGGGACAGTGTGAAGAAGGGACAAACCTTGCTTATTATTGAAGCGATGAAAGTAATGAATGAAATCCCCGCTCCACGTGATGGCGTTGTGACTGAAATTATGGTTTCTGCAGAAGAAGTTGTTGAGTTTGGTCAAGAATTGGTACGAATCAAGTGA
- the fabF gene encoding beta-ketoacyl-ACP synthase II — MTNRVVITGYGVVSAIGNTPEDFWKSLKSGKTGIGPITHFDAQATGISVAAEVKDFPFDKYFEKKDARRMDTFSLYAVHAALDAFNMSGINEENTDFDRLGCIMASGIGGLEQSQKNAQVILQKGPRKVAPLYVPLAIANMATGNVALRTGARGVSRAEVTACAAGANSIGSAFREIKHGYADAMIAGGAEAAICELGIAGFANLTALSKETDPMIACRPFDKDRNGFVMGEGAGAVILESLEHAQARGANILAEIVGYGNTNDAFHMTTPSGVGAEKAMKLALEEGGIKPEEVDYINAHGTSTHANEETEAAAIHNVIGDKALVSSTKSFHGHALGGTGSIEAVATIMSMQNNFAPVNAGTKELDEGMTINVVLGQGQEAEINVALSQDFGFGGHNAVLAFKKWSE; from the coding sequence ATGACAAATCGTGTAGTTATCACAGGTTATGGTGTTGTTTCTGCAATTGGAAATACTCCAGAAGATTTTTGGAAAAGTCTTAAATCAGGTAAAACTGGTATTGGACCAATCACACACTTTGATGCGCAAGCAACGGGAATCTCTGTTGCTGCAGAAGTGAAAGATTTTCCATTTGACAAATATTTTGAGAAAAAAGATGCGCGTCGCATGGATACTTTTAGCTTATATGCTGTCCATGCAGCACTTGATGCTTTCAATATGTCAGGTATTAACGAAGAAAATACAGACTTTGATCGTTTAGGCTGTATCATGGCTTCTGGTATTGGTGGTTTGGAACAATCACAAAAAAATGCTCAAGTTATTCTCCAAAAAGGACCACGCAAGGTGGCGCCACTCTATGTGCCACTTGCAATTGCTAATATGGCGACAGGAAATGTTGCTCTGCGGACGGGCGCGCGCGGTGTTTCTCGTGCGGAGGTGACAGCTTGTGCGGCCGGTGCCAACTCGATTGGTTCTGCTTTCCGTGAAATCAAGCATGGTTACGCAGATGCTATGATTGCTGGCGGTGCAGAAGCTGCAATTTGTGAACTTGGTATTGCTGGTTTTGCTAATTTGACTGCACTTTCTAAAGAAACTGACCCAATGATTGCTTGTCGTCCTTTTGATAAAGACCGCAATGGTTTTGTGATGGGTGAGGGTGCTGGAGCCGTAATTCTTGAAAGTCTTGAACACGCTCAAGCACGCGGTGCGAATATTCTTGCTGAAATCGTAGGTTATGGGAATACAAACGATGCATTTCATATGACGACACCATCAGGTGTTGGGGCAGAAAAAGCAATGAAATTGGCGCTTGAAGAAGGTGGAATCAAACCTGAGGAAGTTGATTATATCAATGCTCATGGAACTTCTACTCACGCAAATGAGGAAACAGAGGCAGCTGCGATTCATAATGTCATCGGTGATAAAGCACTCGTTTCATCTACTAAATCATTCCACGGTCATGCACTTGGTGGAACAGGTTCTATTGAAGCTGTTGCTACGATTATGTCCATGCAAAATAATTTTGCACCAGTTAATGCTGGGACAAAAGAACTTGATGAAGGAATGACGATTAACGTTGTGCTTGGTCAAGGTCAAGAAGCTGAAATTAATGTTGCGCTGAGCCAAGATTTTGGTTTTGGTGGACACAATGCCGTTCTTGCATTTAAGAAATGGTCTGAATGA
- a CDS encoding bacterial Ig-like domain-containing protein, with protein sequence MSGVADKTISGYAGEAYDTTTSEYKIEIPGYHIDENRIPDNAVGVFTAQAQTVTYTYIKDKKATIAAHDSILYVGDSWKPADNFDGATDEDGNAVTFEQNMTDDKVDTSKAGIYPVNYSYHGATTTINVTVLEKTPEDSESADNQKPKEKEGKNRTSSNKNKEKSNPNVKKKTLPRTGEKSEKTLFITGITFIFGSLIYLKIRKD encoded by the coding sequence ATGAGTGGAGTAGCTGATAAGACTATTTCTGGATATGCAGGAGAGGCATATGATACCACGACTTCAGAATACAAAATAGAAATTCCAGGTTATCATATCGATGAAAATAGAATCCCAGATAACGCAGTAGGAGTATTTACGGCTCAAGCTCAGACGGTAACTTACACATACATTAAAGATAAAAAAGCGACTATTGCAGCCCATGACTCAATACTATATGTAGGAGATAGTTGGAAACCTGCAGATAATTTTGATGGAGCTACTGATGAAGACGGAAATGCTGTTACTTTTGAACAAAATATGACAGACGATAAGGTAGATACTAGTAAAGCTGGTATATATCCTGTCAACTACTCATATCATGGGGCAACTACAACAATAAATGTGACTGTTTTAGAAAAAACGCCAGAGGATTCAGAGTCAGCAGATAATCAAAAACCGAAAGAAAAAGAGGGTAAAAATAGGACTTCATCAAATAAAAACAAAGAAAAGTCAAATCCAAATGTAAAGAAAAAAACTCTTCCTAGGACAGGTGAGAAGTCAGAAAAGACGTTATTTATTACAGGAATTACTTTTATCTTTGGAAGTCTTATCTACCTTAAAATAAGAAAAGATTAA
- the accC gene encoding acetyl-CoA carboxylase biotin carboxylase subunit yields MFNKILIANRGEIAVRIVRAARELGVETVAVYSEADRDALHVALADEAICIGPARAASSYLNMNNILSAAVATGAQAIHPGFGFLSENSKFARLCEEMNIKFIGPSASVMDMMGDKINARAEMIKAGVPVTPGSKGEVHTTDEAVKIAEEIGYPIMLKASAGGGGKGIRKVNNVEELVPAFEAATAEAKAAFGNGAMFIERMIFPARHIEVQILGDQHGHTIHLGERDCSLQRNNQKVLEESPSVAIGHTLREKICTAAVKAAAHVGYENAGTIEFLLDETSGNFYFMEMNTRVQVEHPVTEFVSGVDIVKEQIRIAAGSELSVKQEEIVFKGHAIECRINAENPKFNFAPSPGKITSLFLPSGGVGLRVDSAMYAGYTIPPYYDSMIAKVIVHGENRFEALMKMQRALMEFDIEGVTTNIDFQLELIADPYVVAGDYDTSFLGNVFLPEYLKED; encoded by the coding sequence ATGTTTAATAAAATTTTAATCGCCAATCGTGGCGAAATCGCAGTTCGGATTGTCCGCGCTGCTCGTGAATTAGGTGTAGAAACTGTCGCAGTTTATTCGGAAGCTGACCGAGATGCGCTGCATGTTGCACTCGCCGATGAGGCGATTTGCATTGGACCAGCGCGTGCAGCAAGCTCATACTTGAATATGAATAATATTCTTTCAGCGGCAGTTGCAACAGGTGCGCAGGCCATTCATCCAGGATTTGGTTTCCTTTCTGAAAACTCAAAATTTGCTCGCCTTTGTGAAGAAATGAATATCAAATTTATCGGTCCTAGCGCTTCTGTAATGGATATGATGGGAGATAAAATCAATGCTCGTGCTGAAATGATTAAAGCTGGCGTGCCCGTCACACCAGGTTCTAAAGGTGAAGTGCATACCACTGATGAGGCGGTGAAAATTGCAGAAGAGATTGGCTATCCAATTATGCTTAAAGCTTCAGCAGGCGGTGGTGGTAAAGGAATTCGTAAAGTAAATAACGTCGAAGAACTTGTCCCTGCTTTTGAAGCAGCAACAGCAGAAGCAAAAGCAGCATTTGGTAATGGGGCAATGTTCATCGAACGTATGATTTTCCCCGCACGTCATATTGAAGTACAAATTTTGGGTGACCAGCATGGTCATACGATTCATCTTGGTGAGCGTGATTGTTCTTTACAACGTAATAATCAAAAAGTATTGGAAGAATCGCCTTCGGTTGCTATCGGTCATACTTTGCGTGAAAAAATCTGTACTGCGGCAGTCAAAGCCGCAGCCCACGTAGGTTATGAAAATGCGGGAACAATTGAGTTTTTGTTGGATGAAACTTCTGGAAATTTCTATTTTATGGAAATGAATACGCGAGTGCAAGTTGAACATCCAGTTACAGAATTTGTCAGTGGTGTTGATATTGTCAAAGAACAAATCCGAATTGCTGCTGGTTCAGAACTTTCTGTGAAGCAAGAAGAAATTGTTTTCAAAGGTCATGCCATTGAATGTCGAATCAATGCTGAAAATCCAAAGTTTAACTTTGCGCCATCACCAGGAAAAATCACGAGTCTTTTTTTACCGTCAGGTGGTGTAGGTTTACGTGTAGATTCAGCGATGTATGCAGGTTATACAATTCCTCCTTACTATGATTCGATGATTGCTAAAGTCATTGTTCATGGGGAAAATCGCTTTGAGGCATTGATGAAAATGCAACGTGCCCTGATGGAATTTGATATTGAGGGTGTAACGACAAATATTGACTTCCAATTAGAACTCATCGCTGACCCTTATGTTGTCGCTGGTGATTACGACACAAGCTTTTTGGGTAATGTTTTCTTACCAGAATACCTGAAAGAAGACTGA
- a CDS encoding DeoR/GlpR family DNA-binding transcription regulator, with amino-acid sequence MSRSEEIIKIVSDAKKIEVNKLAELLDVSNVTIRKDLDKLEEKGIINRQHGFAVINNTDDINFRLAKNYDLKRKIALKAAENILDGDVVMIESGSTCALLAEELAFNRKNITLITNSVFIANYVRKSDAIKVILLGGEYQSNSQVNVGPLIKKVVDEFYVDKLFIGIDGFDEVRGFRSNDIDRSDTTHLMSAAAKEVIILTDASKFQQNGTVTEFSFSEISKVYTDSSISDKIKSFLTQNQIDVIIA; translated from the coding sequence ATGTCGCGTTCAGAAGAAATAATCAAAATTGTTAGTGATGCTAAAAAGATAGAAGTCAACAAACTTGCAGAGTTGCTTGATGTTTCAAATGTTACCATTAGAAAAGATCTCGATAAACTTGAAGAAAAAGGAATCATCAATCGTCAACACGGCTTTGCTGTAATAAACAATACTGATGACATCAACTTCCGTTTAGCTAAAAATTATGATTTAAAACGAAAAATTGCCTTGAAAGCTGCTGAAAATATTCTTGATGGTGATGTTGTCATGATTGAATCAGGTTCCACTTGTGCGTTACTCGCCGAAGAACTAGCCTTTAATCGCAAAAACATTACCCTAATCACAAACTCTGTTTTTATCGCCAACTATGTGCGTAAATCTGATGCAATTAAAGTGATTTTACTTGGAGGAGAATATCAAAGTAATTCACAAGTTAATGTAGGACCTTTAATAAAAAAAGTAGTTGACGAATTTTATGTTGATAAGTTATTCATTGGCATTGATGGTTTTGACGAGGTTAGAGGATTTAGAAGTAACGATATTGATAGAAGCGATACGACACATCTCATGTCAGCTGCCGCAAAAGAGGTTATCATCCTGACAGATGCTTCAAAATTTCAACAAAATGGGACGGTCACAGAATTTTCATTCTCTGAAATCTCAAAAGTCTATACCGATAGTTCAATTAGCGATAAAATAAAAAGTTTCCTCACTCAAAATCAAATTGATGTGATTATCGCTTAA
- the metG gene encoding methionine--tRNA ligase, translating into MTENKTFYITTPIYYPSGKLHLGSSYTTIACDVLARYKRLMGFDTFYLTGLDEHGMKIQRKAEELGLTPKEYLDPMAEDVKALWKKLDISYDKFIRTTDTYHEEAVAKAFEQLLAQDDIYLGKYAGWYSVSDEEFFTETQLEEVYRDENGVITGGIAPSGHEVEWVEEETYFFRMGKYADWLLDYYETHPDFIQPEIRKNEMINNFIKPGLEDLALTRTSFTWGIPVPSNPKHVVYVWFDALLNYITALGYNSEDDSNFKKFWPGINMVGKEIVRFHTIYWPIMLHALGLPAPKKVFGHGWLLMKDGKMSKSKGNVVYPEMLIERYGLDAVRYYLMRAISFGQDGIFTPEDFVGRINFDLANDLGNLLNRTVSMINKYNDGRIEATTATTEFDGSLEEVVTDTVAHFHEAMDKFEFNVALADVWTLIARTNKYIDETAPWVLAKSADDKAKLNNVLYHLAENLRVVATLLQPFMRATSGKIFTQLGLSETSFSIEELAFGYDFVNPVVAKGEPIFPRLDVEEEVAYIKEQMSGGKTVEKEWIPEDVELNLTLPEIKFDDFEKIELKVAEVLEVERVEGSDKLLRFKLDAGDSEPRQILSGIAQFYPNEQELVGKKLQIVANLKPRKMMKKYVSQGMILSAEFGNELRVLTVDKDIPAGSLIG; encoded by the coding sequence ATGACTGAAAACAAAACTTTTTACATTACTACTCCGATTTATTATCCGTCCGGTAAGCTTCATCTGGGTTCAAGTTACACGACCATTGCTTGTGACGTATTGGCACGCTATAAACGCTTGATGGGCTTTGACACTTTTTATTTGACAGGTCTTGATGAACATGGAATGAAAATTCAACGAAAAGCCGAAGAGTTGGGATTGACACCGAAAGAATATCTTGACCCCATGGCGGAAGATGTTAAAGCGCTTTGGAAAAAGTTGGATATTTCTTATGATAAATTTATTCGGACAACGGATACTTATCATGAAGAAGCGGTAGCTAAGGCATTTGAGCAGTTGCTTGCGCAAGATGATATTTATTTGGGCAAATATGCAGGTTGGTATTCAGTTTCTGATGAAGAATTCTTCACGGAAACGCAGCTTGAAGAAGTTTATAGGGATGAAAATGGTGTGATTACTGGTGGTATTGCACCAAGTGGTCACGAAGTGGAATGGGTTGAAGAAGAAACTTATTTCTTCCGTATGGGTAAATATGCGGACTGGCTCTTGGATTATTATGAAACACATCCTGATTTTATTCAACCTGAAATTCGTAAAAATGAAATGATTAACAACTTTATCAAGCCTGGTTTGGAAGATTTGGCATTGACTCGAACAAGCTTTACTTGGGGGATTCCTGTACCGTCAAATCCTAAACACGTTGTTTATGTCTGGTTTGATGCGTTGCTCAACTATATTACTGCGTTGGGTTATAATTCTGAAGATGATAGTAACTTTAAAAAGTTTTGGCCGGGGATCAATATGGTGGGTAAGGAAATCGTGCGTTTTCATACGATTTATTGGCCAATCATGCTCCATGCGCTTGGTTTACCTGCACCGAAGAAAGTTTTTGGTCACGGCTGGCTTTTGATGAAAGACGGAAAGATGTCTAAATCTAAAGGGAATGTGGTCTATCCTGAGATGTTGATTGAACGTTATGGACTTGATGCGGTACGTTATTATTTGATGCGCGCCATTTCTTTTGGTCAAGATGGAATTTTTACACCTGAGGATTTTGTAGGGCGGATTAATTTTGACCTTGCCAATGATTTGGGAAATCTTTTGAACCGTACAGTTTCGATGATTAATAAATATAATGATGGTCGAATTGAAGCAACTACTGCGACAACTGAGTTTGATGGATCTTTAGAAGAAGTTGTTACAGATACAGTGGCGCATTTCCATGAAGCAATGGACAAATTTGAGTTTAATGTGGCACTTGCTGATGTTTGGACTTTGATTGCACGAACGAATAAATACATTGATGAAACAGCGCCTTGGGTACTTGCGAAATCGGCAGATGATAAGGCGAAGCTCAATAACGTTTTGTATCATTTGGCTGAAAATCTGCGCGTTGTTGCGACTTTATTGCAACCATTTATGCGTGCAACTTCTGGGAAAATTTTTACACAGTTAGGACTTTCTGAAACGAGCTTTTCAATCGAAGAATTAGCATTTGGTTATGACTTTGTAAATCCAGTAGTAGCCAAAGGAGAACCTATTTTCCCACGACTTGATGTCGAGGAAGAGGTGGCTTACATTAAAGAACAAATGAGCGGAGGTAAAACTGTGGAGAAAGAATGGATTCCTGAAGATGTTGAATTGAACTTGACTTTACCTGAAATTAAATTTGATGATTTTGAAAAAATTGAATTGAAAGTGGCAGAGGTTCTTGAAGTTGAGCGTGTGGAAGGTTCTGATAAATTGTTGAGATTTAAACTTGATGCTGGTGATAGTGAACCTCGTCAGATTTTATCTGGTATTGCACAATTTTATCCTAATGAACAAGAGTTGGTTGGTAAAAAACTACAAATTGTCGCAAATCTGAAACCACGTAAAATGATGAAAAAATATGTGTCGCAAGGAATGATTCTGTCAGCTGAATTTGGGAATGAATTGCGTGTGTTGACAGTGGATAAGGATATTCCAGCAGGATCATTAATTGGTTAA
- the fabZ gene encoding 3-hydroxyacyl-ACP dehydratase FabZ, with product MAETRIDVTKIMEALPHRYPFLLVDRVIDIADDEITAIKNVTINEEFFQGHFPQYPVMPGVLIMEALAQAAGVLELSKPENKGKLVFYAGMDNVKYKKQVTPGDQLVLHAKFIKRRGPIAVVEAEATVDGKLAAKGTLTFALGA from the coding sequence ATGGCTGAAACACGAATTGATGTAACTAAAATTATGGAGGCTTTGCCACATCGTTATCCATTTTTATTGGTGGATCGCGTGATTGATATTGCTGACGATGAGATTACAGCAATCAAGAATGTGACGATAAATGAGGAGTTTTTCCAAGGACATTTTCCACAATATCCAGTAATGCCTGGGGTTTTGATTATGGAAGCTTTGGCGCAAGCCGCAGGAGTTTTGGAATTATCAAAACCTGAAAATAAAGGAAAACTGGTTTTTTATGCAGGCATGGATAATGTCAAATACAAGAAACAAGTCACGCCGGGAGATCAACTTGTTTTGCACGCAAAGTTTATTAAACGTCGTGGACCTATTGCAGTAGTTGAAGCTGAAGCAACTGTTGATGGAAAATTAGCAGCGAAAGGTACTTTGACTTTTGCTCTAGGTGCTTAG